In the genome of SAR324 cluster bacterium, one region contains:
- a CDS encoding winged helix-turn-helix transcriptional regulator has product MNQEEQRTLSLFEAVDGNERISQRQLAQELGLSLGLTNAFLQIVLHKGWVRARQVSARRWAYFLTPEGFREKSRLTMNYLRRTMHSFQELKTLILQHFTALELQGCQRIHLCSEGDLREIIRLCLPLSKLELSASTGPDELLKRPLPILARDERIFLAVLQDQGPLILHLHQNGWKAGQHFVCLY; this is encoded by the coding sequence ATGAATCAAGAAGAACAACGCACGCTCTCGCTCTTTGAGGCTGTTGATGGCAATGAGCGCATCAGCCAGCGCCAATTGGCCCAAGAGCTTGGGCTTTCCTTGGGATTGACCAACGCCTTCCTGCAAATAGTGCTTCACAAGGGTTGGGTTCGCGCTCGTCAGGTCAGTGCACGGCGCTGGGCTTACTTCCTGACACCAGAAGGCTTCCGAGAGAAAAGCCGTTTGACGATGAATTACCTGCGGCGAACGATGCATTCATTTCAGGAACTCAAAACCCTTATCCTCCAGCATTTCACTGCACTCGAGTTGCAAGGCTGCCAGCGCATTCACTTGTGCAGTGAAGGAGATCTACGAGAAATCATTCGTCTTTGCCTGCCACTTTCCAAACTGGAATTGTCTGCCTCCACGGGTCCTGATGAGTTGCTCAAGCGACCACTACCAATTCTGGCTCGGGATGAGCGGATTTTTCTGGCTGTTCTACAAGATCAAGGGCCTTTGATCCTGCATCTGCATCAAAACGGCTGGAAGGCAGGTCAACATTTTGTCTGTCTCTACTGA
- a CDS encoding citrate synthase: MSDNARIDIRGKSVDLPIVEGSEGELGLDISKLRAQSKAITLDPGYVNTGACTSAITFLDGEEGILRYRGYSIEELAEHSNFLEVSYLLIYGDLPTVEQLEEFRCNVTMHTMLHEDLRHIYEAFPKDAHPMAILSCIVCALSTFYDDFSHRDQSAVDLAVWRLVGKLPTIAAWSYKKNSGQPFVYPKNHLDYCANFLNMMFSVPAGPYEVPEVFAKALNVLFILHADHEQNCSTSTVRLVGSSQANLFASISSGIAALWGPLHGGANQAVLEMLMQIQNDGGDVQKFVNLAKDKNSNFRLMGFGHRVYRNFDPRAKIIKRYADEILKVVGVQDPLLDIAKQLEEAALQDEYFVERKLYPNVDFYSGIIYKAMGFPIDMFTVLFAMGRMPGWIAHWIEMHNSDAKIGRPRQIYTGPTQRSYQQISQR; this comes from the coding sequence ATGAGTGACAATGCACGGATTGATATCAGAGGTAAGTCAGTGGATTTACCGATTGTGGAAGGCAGTGAGGGTGAATTGGGACTGGACATCAGCAAACTGCGTGCGCAGTCCAAGGCAATCACGCTGGATCCAGGCTATGTGAACACAGGTGCGTGCACCAGTGCGATTACCTTTCTGGACGGTGAAGAGGGAATTCTACGTTATCGAGGTTATTCCATAGAGGAATTGGCAGAGCATTCCAACTTTCTGGAAGTGAGCTACCTCTTGATTTATGGTGATTTACCAACAGTGGAACAATTGGAAGAGTTCCGGTGTAACGTCACGATGCACACGATGCTTCACGAGGATTTGCGCCACATCTATGAGGCATTTCCAAAGGACGCCCATCCAATGGCGATTCTCTCATGCATTGTTTGCGCTCTCTCTACGTTCTACGATGATTTCAGCCACCGTGACCAGAGTGCGGTCGATCTCGCAGTGTGGCGACTCGTTGGCAAACTGCCCACGATTGCGGCTTGGTCATACAAGAAAAATAGTGGCCAACCCTTTGTTTATCCAAAGAACCACCTCGATTACTGTGCCAACTTCCTGAACATGATGTTCAGCGTACCGGCTGGACCTTATGAAGTTCCTGAAGTGTTTGCCAAGGCGCTCAACGTGCTCTTCATTTTACACGCTGATCACGAACAGAACTGCTCCACATCAACAGTACGCCTGGTGGGTAGTAGCCAAGCCAACCTGTTTGCTTCGATTTCATCAGGGATTGCAGCGCTCTGGGGGCCACTGCATGGCGGGGCAAATCAGGCTGTACTGGAAATGCTAATGCAGATTCAGAATGATGGCGGTGATGTGCAGAAATTTGTGAATCTTGCCAAGGACAAGAATTCAAATTTCCGCCTGATGGGTTTTGGCCACCGAGTCTATCGCAATTTTGATCCACGGGCCAAGATCATCAAGCGCTATGCCGATGAGATCCTCAAAGTTGTTGGGGTGCAGGATCCTTTGCTGGATATCGCCAAGCAACTGGAGGAGGCTGCGCTGCAAGACGAATATTTCGTTGAGCGCAAACTCTATCCAAACGTCGACTTCTATAGCGGGATCATCTACAAGGCGATGGGCTTCCCGATTGACATGTTCACCGTCCTATTTGCGATGGGACGAATGCCGGGCTGGATCGCACACTGGATCGAAATGCACAACAGTGATGCCAAGATTGGGCGCCCTCGACAGATCTACACAGGTCCAACACAGCGTTCGTATCAACAGATCAGCCAGCGCTGA
- the prmC gene encoding peptide chain release factor N(5)-glutamine methyltransferase yields the protein MPETPDTWTIEAVLRWTTDYFREKQLATARLDAEMLLAHALGYERLQLYLQADRPLTEPERADYRQIVRERGQGCPVAYLLGYRDFWSLRLRVAPGVLIPRPDTETLIEAALNQLPKHPLRLLELGTGTGAIPLSLCAERTQLDWLCLEQSTTALQVAQQNCKVHSLLLEPRQNRLQLLQSNGFATLSANHQFDALLSNPPYIRTIEITSLSPEVSQFEPHLALDGGEDGLFWYQEFLQQGPRLLRPGGWLIVEIGYDQQPALTRLIQETEAWNLVEFCKDLQGHPRVLVAQLRVK from the coding sequence GTGCCTGAAACTCCAGACACCTGGACGATTGAAGCCGTTTTGCGTTGGACAACGGACTACTTCCGTGAAAAACAACTGGCTACTGCACGATTAGATGCAGAGATGCTACTAGCTCATGCACTGGGTTATGAGCGCCTGCAACTGTATTTGCAAGCCGATCGGCCCCTGACAGAACCAGAACGAGCGGACTATCGACAAATAGTTCGTGAGCGTGGCCAAGGATGCCCTGTCGCCTATCTCTTGGGCTACCGAGATTTTTGGTCTCTTCGATTGCGTGTTGCACCAGGCGTTCTCATTCCACGTCCTGACACCGAAACGCTGATCGAGGCCGCGCTCAATCAACTTCCCAAACACCCTCTACGGCTACTGGAACTTGGCACAGGTACTGGAGCTATCCCGTTGTCACTCTGTGCAGAACGCACACAACTGGATTGGCTTTGTCTGGAACAAAGTACGACAGCACTCCAAGTGGCTCAGCAAAATTGTAAGGTGCACTCACTGCTCCTTGAACCACGTCAGAATCGGTTACAATTACTCCAGTCCAACGGTTTCGCAACTCTATCTGCGAACCATCAGTTTGACGCACTCCTGAGTAACCCTCCCTACATTCGAACTATAGAGATTACGAGTTTGAGTCCTGAAGTCAGCCAATTTGAACCACATCTGGCGCTGGATGGCGGTGAAGACGGTCTTTTCTGGTATCAGGAATTTCTCCAGCAAGGTCCTCGTCTACTACGACCCGGAGGTTGGCTGATTGTCGAGATTGGGTACGATCAACAACCAGCTTTGACCAGGCTCATTCAAGAAACTGAGGCGTGGAACTTGGTTGAATTTTGTAAGGACCTGCAAGGTCATCCACGAGTTCTCGTAGCACAACTGCGAGTGAAATGA
- a CDS encoding glycosyltransferase, with translation MALLEGRRIALVHDWLTGMRGGEKCLEVFCELFPQADLYTLVHQTDSVSPAIAEMPIYTSFLQHIPGGIKHYRYFLPLFPTAIEAFDLSDYDVIISSSHCAAKGVRVGPNTYHLSYVHAPMRYIWDSFDLYFRRMQTSRLQRLGGEAMRPYLREWDKSSAKRVHTFLCNSRNIRQKILEYYDRESQVVYPPVDLEAFVPQGPVSKQDYYLMVGAFAPNKRVDLAIEAFNRLGLPLKIVGTGQDQEYCQSIAEPNIEFLGDRASHELPVLYQQARAFVFPGIDDFGITPLEAQAAGTPVLAFAGGGVLETVNEQTGIFFKEARVDALCAAIEQMEQMWEDFDPVQLRKQTQRFGRDRFARQIANAVQYGYRQWRVDPGPESSGPVDIPEDEELPSTTAVQEASS, from the coding sequence ATGGCGTTACTGGAAGGTCGAAGGATTGCCCTGGTTCACGATTGGTTGACCGGTATGCGTGGCGGAGAAAAGTGCCTAGAGGTGTTCTGTGAACTTTTTCCCCAGGCTGACCTCTACACGCTTGTGCATCAGACAGACAGCGTCTCACCTGCAATTGCAGAGATGCCGATCTACACATCTTTTCTGCAGCACATTCCTGGGGGCATCAAGCACTATCGCTACTTTTTGCCGCTCTTTCCAACAGCGATTGAAGCTTTTGACCTCAGTGACTATGACGTCATCATCAGTTCAAGTCATTGTGCTGCCAAGGGTGTTCGCGTGGGACCCAACACCTATCACTTGTCCTACGTACACGCACCCATGCGCTACATCTGGGACTCTTTCGATCTCTACTTCCGGCGAATGCAGACCTCTCGCCTACAGCGCCTCGGTGGAGAAGCAATGCGGCCTTATCTGCGAGAATGGGACAAGTCCAGCGCCAAGCGAGTACACACTTTCCTCTGCAACAGTCGTAACATTCGTCAAAAAATTCTGGAATATTATGACCGTGAGTCTCAAGTCGTCTATCCACCTGTTGATCTAGAAGCCTTTGTACCACAAGGGCCGGTGAGCAAGCAGGACTATTACCTGATGGTTGGGGCCTTCGCACCAAATAAGCGGGTTGACTTGGCAATCGAAGCCTTCAACCGTCTGGGGCTACCCTTGAAAATTGTTGGTACGGGTCAGGATCAGGAATATTGCCAATCCATTGCGGAACCGAATATCGAATTCCTGGGAGACCGGGCCTCTCACGAACTTCCAGTGCTTTATCAGCAGGCTCGGGCCTTTGTTTTTCCAGGGATTGATGACTTTGGCATCACACCTTTGGAAGCCCAGGCAGCGGGTACTCCAGTGCTAGCTTTTGCAGGTGGCGGTGTACTGGAAACCGTTAACGAACAGACTGGTATTTTTTTCAAGGAAGCCCGTGTTGATGCCCTCTGTGCTGCAATCGAGCAAATGGAGCAGATGTGGGAGGACTTCGATCCAGTTCAGCTGCGCAAGCAGACCCAACGCTTTGGTCGTGACCGCTTCGCCCGCCAGATTGCCAATGCTGTGCAATATGGCTATCGTCAGTGGCGCGTTGACCCTGGCCCTGAATCATCAGGTCCCGTAGACATTCCTGAAGACGAAGAGCTTCCATCAACAACAGCTGTGCAGGAAGCTTCTTCCTGA
- the folB gene encoding dihydroneopterin aldolase, with protein sequence MPSLTASKCFWIRLQQLRFHAHHGVLPEEATLGQRFVLDLECAFHPPSEPWTDELSHTVSYAELCEQIRELCEQRRFKLLESLADAIVERLRGEFPKIEYIRVCLHKPSVPLAALLDEAAVELRWCSETWPNSLASS encoded by the coding sequence ATGCCATCTCTGACCGCTTCCAAGTGCTTCTGGATTCGTCTTCAACAACTACGCTTCCATGCCCATCATGGGGTACTACCAGAAGAAGCCACTTTGGGACAGCGCTTTGTACTGGACTTGGAGTGTGCATTCCATCCGCCATCAGAGCCTTGGACTGATGAATTGTCGCACACAGTATCTTATGCAGAGCTTTGTGAACAAATCCGTGAGCTTTGTGAACAGCGTAGATTCAAGTTGCTGGAGTCACTAGCCGATGCGATTGTTGAACGTCTCCGCGGAGAATTCCCAAAGATTGAGTACATCCGAGTCTGCCTACACAAGCCCTCTGTTCCTCTAGCAGCCTTATTGGATGAGGCTGCTGTAGAACTTCGCTGGTGTAGTGAGACATGGCCAAACTCCCTGGCTTCTTCCTGA
- the nadE gene encoding NAD(+) synthase, with translation MKLRVAAATLNQTPLDWPGNLRRIRQAIEQARQQEVQLLLLPELCLTGYGCEDVFHAEQLHDYAWGQLLSLLPLTNEMVVVLGVPLRIRKQTYNAAALLAHQQLVGLVCKQTLPQHDLFYEPRWFQPWMPGKQDLLKRDGLQVLFGDICFDLGGVRVGMEICEDAWGTSRPAQRLASQDVDLILNPSASPFSFGKIQLRQQLVTESARSTATTYLYANLLGNEAGRIIYEGSTLIAHGRQGMVASGRYFSFTEFQMTTAIVDLRLTRLDRSKLPVRATSEPSPHCIFCPFSWKSLPISLKSTARSLAPPPSKHEEFTHAVSLGLWDYLCKSRSRGFVVSASGGADSSSLVALVYLMLRLADEEMGRTKLVECLTRLWSMDLPTDISLTELMSRLLLTIYQSSENSSATTRFAARTVCESVGARHFEYDIQPLLDQHHGWMEQQLERPLDWQQDDLALQNIQARVRAPGAWFLTNLHGALLLSTSNRSEAAVGYATMDGDTAGGLSPLGGIDKAYLREWLRWLEKEGLPTIGPLPFLHCVNAQEPTAELRPLAAAQSDEDDLMPYHVLDTIERVAIREHRWPLEIWHDLQERFSELSPVQLAHYTERFFRLWCRNQWKRERLAPSFHLDEENLDPKTWCRFPILSGNFETELEALRAAAHPTSLDS, from the coding sequence ATGAAACTCCGAGTTGCTGCTGCAACACTAAATCAAACCCCACTGGACTGGCCCGGTAATCTTCGCCGCATTCGTCAGGCAATTGAACAGGCACGTCAGCAAGAAGTGCAACTGCTACTGCTGCCAGAGCTTTGTTTGACCGGATATGGCTGCGAAGATGTTTTTCATGCGGAACAACTGCATGATTATGCTTGGGGTCAACTGTTGTCGCTGCTACCGCTCACCAACGAGATGGTCGTTGTACTTGGGGTGCCGTTGCGTATTCGCAAGCAGACTTACAATGCGGCAGCACTACTGGCGCACCAGCAGTTGGTGGGGCTAGTCTGCAAGCAGACGTTGCCTCAGCACGATCTGTTTTATGAACCACGCTGGTTTCAGCCTTGGATGCCAGGCAAGCAGGACCTGCTGAAGCGGGATGGCCTGCAAGTTCTGTTTGGAGATATCTGCTTTGATCTGGGGGGTGTACGAGTTGGGATGGAAATCTGTGAAGACGCTTGGGGCACCTCCCGTCCGGCGCAACGCTTGGCTTCTCAGGATGTGGATCTGATCCTCAATCCAAGCGCCAGTCCATTCAGTTTTGGTAAGATCCAGTTGCGGCAACAACTGGTCACCGAGTCTGCCCGTTCAACGGCTACGACTTACCTCTATGCCAATCTGCTGGGAAATGAGGCTGGAAGAATCATCTACGAAGGCAGCACTTTGATTGCTCACGGTCGGCAGGGAATGGTAGCATCCGGTCGTTACTTTTCCTTTACAGAATTTCAGATGACGACAGCAATTGTGGATCTGCGCCTGACACGTCTGGATCGTAGCAAGCTACCCGTTCGGGCTACATCAGAACCTTCACCTCACTGCATTTTCTGCCCGTTTTCCTGGAAATCTTTACCCATTTCTCTGAAATCCACAGCGAGATCATTGGCTCCACCTCCGAGCAAGCATGAGGAATTTACTCACGCAGTGAGCCTCGGACTGTGGGACTATCTGTGCAAAAGTCGCAGTCGTGGTTTTGTAGTTTCAGCTAGTGGTGGTGCGGATTCTTCTAGTCTGGTGGCGCTGGTTTACCTAATGTTGCGTCTTGCTGATGAGGAAATGGGCCGTACCAAGTTGGTCGAATGCCTAACAAGGCTCTGGTCAATGGACCTGCCAACCGATATTTCACTCACGGAGTTGATGTCACGCTTATTGCTAACCATCTACCAGTCAAGTGAGAATTCTTCAGCAACTACAAGGTTTGCTGCACGCACAGTTTGTGAATCGGTCGGTGCCCGACACTTCGAATACGATATTCAGCCCTTGCTGGATCAACACCATGGCTGGATGGAGCAGCAACTAGAACGACCACTGGATTGGCAACAAGACGATTTGGCCTTGCAGAACATTCAGGCTCGGGTCCGGGCTCCAGGAGCTTGGTTTCTGACGAATCTTCACGGTGCACTGCTGTTATCCACTAGTAATCGGAGTGAGGCTGCTGTGGGTTACGCAACCATGGATGGGGATACGGCAGGAGGATTGAGCCCGCTTGGGGGAATAGACAAAGCCTACCTGCGCGAATGGTTGCGTTGGTTAGAAAAAGAAGGATTGCCAACGATCGGTCCGCTGCCTTTTTTGCATTGCGTGAACGCACAGGAACCGACGGCGGAATTACGACCGCTTGCCGCCGCACAGTCTGACGAAGATGATCTGATGCCCTATCATGTGTTGGACACAATTGAGCGTGTGGCAATTCGAGAACATCGCTGGCCACTAGAAATTTGGCATGACCTGCAGGAGCGTTTTTCAGAGCTTTCACCAGTTCAGCTAGCACATTACACAGAACGCTTTTTTCGTCTCTGGTGTCGCAACCAATGGAAACGAGAGCGTCTGGCACCGTCCTTTCATTTGGACGAAGAAAATCTGGATCCAAAAACATGGTGTCGCTTTCCGATCCTTTCGGGAAACTTTGAGACTGAGTTGGAAGCCCTCAGGGCTGCCGCACACCCAACCTCCCTAGACTCGTAG
- a CDS encoding MotA/TolQ/ExbB proton channel family protein — MEQGTLIGNILAWVLLVVAMTFDFVNFSLDIGKLGYFVDVPSLMIVFGGTIASTFILHPMDEAKTFGKSIGKTWKPNNVQLVETLTLIVDVAKIARKNILAIEDALPSIENLFLRSGLRLVVDRVDRQAIVDMMSHEMKFTMAGKDSEAEVLGTMGSLCPAWGMLGTLVGLVLLLQNLDDPSAIGPAMAVALITTFYGSLFANVIFNPCKGKLDIYNAEYKTLMEMIKDGVLYIERGERPDFIESDLMNYLPPDKKAMYEALKFENQGGGGEG; from the coding sequence ATGGAACAGGGAACCCTAATCGGTAACATCCTTGCTTGGGTGTTACTGGTGGTCGCAATGACCTTCGACTTTGTCAACTTTAGCCTAGATATTGGTAAGCTGGGCTACTTCGTTGATGTCCCCTCTTTGATGATCGTTTTTGGAGGAACTATCGCCTCTACCTTTATTCTCCATCCGATGGATGAAGCGAAAACCTTCGGTAAGAGCATTGGAAAAACTTGGAAGCCCAATAACGTGCAGTTGGTGGAAACCCTGACCTTAATTGTAGATGTTGCCAAAATTGCCAGAAAGAACATCCTTGCTATTGAAGACGCACTGCCCAGTATTGAAAACCTATTTCTCCGTAGTGGGTTACGATTGGTGGTAGACCGAGTTGATCGACAGGCAATCGTTGACATGATGAGTCATGAAATGAAATTCACAATGGCTGGCAAGGACAGTGAGGCAGAAGTACTTGGAACAATGGGTTCTCTCTGCCCTGCCTGGGGGATGTTGGGAACACTCGTTGGCTTGGTCCTTCTACTCCAGAACCTGGACGATCCTTCTGCGATTGGTCCTGCGATGGCGGTTGCCTTGATCACAACGTTCTACGGGTCTCTCTTCGCCAATGTTATTTTCAATCCGTGTAAGGGTAAACTCGACATCTACAACGCCGAGTACAAGACATTGATGGAAATGATCAAGGATGGTGTGCTGTACATTGAGCGTGGTGAGCGACCGGATTTCATCGAGTCTGACTTGATGAACTACCTCCCACCCGACAAGAAGGCAATGTACGAAGCGCTGAAGTTTGAAAACCAAGGTGGTGGTGGCGAAGGCTGA
- a CDS encoding OmpA family protein — translation MGQIIDSDDCPICEEFKDGWIFTYGDLVTLLLCFFILLFSLCKIDDHKLKQISDSFRSLPPGSPFLFSGRSASMEHAAQELEKMDMPDSVNVSAGKEGVEVSFSRNVAFAQGSVELSKAVKETIDKMLPTIGPLTNDILISGHTDSTDVNDRFPSNWEMSIARASAIATYLESKEIPTKRIQVAGFGDSRPRFFADTAYKRSLNRRVEILLMPEDMQR, via the coding sequence ATGGGACAAATCATCGATTCCGACGATTGCCCGATATGTGAGGAATTCAAGGACGGCTGGATTTTTACGTATGGAGATCTGGTTACACTGCTGCTGTGCTTCTTCATCCTGCTCTTTTCACTCTGTAAGATCGATGATCATAAGCTCAAGCAAATCTCTGACAGTTTCCGCTCACTGCCTCCAGGCAGCCCATTTCTTTTCAGTGGTCGCTCTGCCAGTATGGAGCATGCAGCTCAGGAGTTAGAAAAGATGGATATGCCAGATAGTGTGAATGTCAGTGCAGGGAAAGAAGGTGTCGAAGTCTCCTTCAGCCGTAATGTGGCTTTTGCTCAGGGATCAGTTGAACTGAGCAAAGCAGTTAAGGAAACGATCGACAAAATGCTGCCGACGATTGGTCCACTGACCAATGATATATTGATTTCAGGGCACACGGATTCAACGGATGTCAATGACCGTTTTCCCTCCAATTGGGAAATGTCGATAGCCCGAGCCAGCGCAATTGCGACCTATTTGGAATCGAAGGAAATTCCAACCAAGCGGATTCAAGTGGCTGGCTTCGGAGATTCCCGACCACGCTTTTTCGCTGATACAGCCTACAAGCGCTCGCTTAATCGCCGTGTTGAGATCTTGCTGATGCCTGAAGATATGCAGCGCTGA
- a CDS encoding flagellar motor protein MotB, giving the protein MGIPIDEEDCPVCVEFKDGWIFTYGDLVTLLLCFFILLFSMCKYEIEKFKSVAESFKPLPAGTPFMEEGNDSVVEQISKNVENTELGDSTNVTTEARGVVVSFSAQAFFEPESSELTADARKELQRFAQLLFLLPNPIQIEGHTDNTPLTKWSSGWELSGARAARVARFLIETGLEADKVTAKAYGANRPRFRNDSEIQRVLNNRVELIILPVEE; this is encoded by the coding sequence ATGGGTATTCCAATTGACGAAGAAGATTGTCCAGTCTGTGTAGAGTTCAAGGATGGTTGGATCTTTACGTATGGTGATCTGGTCACACTACTGTTGTGCTTCTTCATTCTGCTCTTCTCAATGTGCAAATACGAGATTGAGAAGTTTAAGAGTGTTGCCGAGAGCTTTAAGCCCTTGCCAGCGGGCACTCCATTCATGGAGGAGGGTAATGACTCCGTGGTGGAACAAATCTCCAAGAATGTTGAAAATACTGAGTTGGGTGACAGTACTAATGTAACTACAGAAGCTCGTGGAGTAGTTGTTTCCTTCAGTGCCCAGGCCTTTTTCGAACCAGAATCCAGCGAATTGACAGCAGATGCTCGTAAAGAACTTCAACGCTTTGCCCAATTGCTCTTTCTACTGCCCAATCCAATCCAGATTGAAGGCCACACCGACAACACCCCACTGACGAAATGGTCTTCAGGCTGGGAGTTGTCTGGTGCTCGCGCGGCTCGAGTTGCAAGATTCTTGATCGAAACGGGCCTGGAAGCTGATAAAGTGACGGCTAAGGCCTATGGGGCCAATCGTCCGCGTTTCCGCAACGACTCTGAAATTCAGCGTGTTCTCAACAATCGAGTAGAATTGATCATCCTGCCAGTCGAAGAGTGA
- a CDS encoding UvrD-helicase domain-containing protein, which yields MELTAEQRDIVDFPLRHGEILKVVAFAGTGKTTVLEQFARARPSLRLLYVAFNKSVQQEAEQCFPTNVHCRTIHSLAWRSEGLRFRHKLVNQIRANQVMDWLNLDQHEVARFVIDTLQNFLVSADPRLHSAHVPTIARTHFGPKHLPDFVQQARELWVHMSDPQHEVPMLHDGYLKLFQLSKPELPYHIILLDEAQDTNPVTAQLLLQQACAKIMVGDPHQAIYQFRGAIDVLSKVPVNATRYLTQSFRFGPIIAQAATSVLRQFKAESNAIRGAEKTDQLGRVQGSPFAYLARTNAALFDQATQYLGLRKFGFVGGVQGYQLPVITETWKLFEGRKKEVRDSYLKTFSSYEALRDYATQVEDFEWLGRCRLVEKHQGMIPELVKEMLEQSVAQEEAEVLFSTVHKAKGLEFAQVFLADDFPVLVREGRPLPREELATEEVNMIYVAATRAIDRLQPNSRLQSFLDIC from the coding sequence ATGGAACTCACCGCCGAACAGCGGGACATTGTCGATTTTCCATTACGCCACGGAGAAATCCTTAAAGTGGTGGCCTTTGCGGGAACCGGCAAAACCACTGTCCTTGAACAATTTGCCCGAGCCCGCCCGAGCCTCAGGCTACTTTACGTGGCCTTCAACAAGTCTGTCCAGCAGGAGGCTGAGCAGTGTTTTCCTACAAACGTACATTGTCGCACGATCCACTCGTTGGCCTGGCGTAGTGAAGGGCTTCGATTTCGGCACAAGCTCGTTAATCAGATACGCGCCAATCAAGTGATGGACTGGTTGAATCTGGACCAGCACGAGGTTGCCCGCTTTGTGATTGATACTTTGCAGAATTTTCTTGTGTCTGCCGACCCTCGACTCCATAGCGCCCATGTGCCAACCATCGCTCGGACTCACTTTGGTCCTAAGCATTTGCCAGATTTCGTGCAACAAGCACGTGAGTTATGGGTGCACATGAGTGATCCACAGCACGAAGTACCGATGCTGCATGATGGCTACCTCAAGCTTTTTCAGCTTTCAAAACCCGAGCTGCCCTATCACATCATTCTACTGGATGAAGCGCAGGACACGAACCCTGTAACAGCTCAACTACTGCTGCAACAGGCTTGTGCCAAGATCATGGTGGGAGATCCGCATCAGGCCATCTATCAGTTTCGGGGAGCTATCGATGTGCTCTCTAAAGTACCAGTGAACGCCACGCGATACCTGACCCAGTCCTTTCGCTTCGGCCCTATCATCGCCCAAGCAGCAACAAGTGTACTGCGTCAGTTCAAAGCAGAATCTAATGCCATCCGAGGTGCAGAGAAAACTGATCAACTTGGTAGAGTGCAAGGCAGCCCTTTTGCCTACCTGGCACGCACGAATGCAGCTCTTTTCGACCAGGCCACTCAATATCTGGGACTACGTAAGTTTGGCTTTGTCGGGGGAGTACAGGGCTATCAGCTGCCTGTGATCACGGAAACCTGGAAGTTGTTTGAAGGACGCAAGAAAGAAGTACGAGACTCTTATCTGAAGACTTTTAGTTCCTATGAAGCTCTAAGGGATTATGCCACTCAAGTGGAGGACTTTGAGTGGCTTGGACGCTGCCGGTTGGTAGAAAAACATCAGGGAATGATTCCAGAGTTGGTCAAGGAAATGTTGGAACAGTCAGTGGCTCAGGAGGAGGCCGAAGTTCTTTTCTCTACAGTGCACAAGGCTAAAGGATTAGAGTTTGCCCAAGTGTTTCTGGCAGATGATTTCCCAGTTCTGGTACGTGAAGGACGTCCCTTGCCACGAGAAGAACTCGCCACTGAAGAGGTCAATATGATCTATGTGGCAGCTACCCGAGCAATCGACCGTTTGCAGCCCAACTCTCGCCTCCAGAGCTTTCTAGATATTTGCTGA